The DNA region CAGAACACCCAACACAGGGGGCAGAAAATTGAAATAGAAGCACTTCAGACACCCCAGGTGTGCACTGCTCTGATGAAAATTCCAGGTGGGCACATACAAGCAGAACTGAGAAGAAAAGGGCTGCAGATAGCAGATTACCAAGATGACAATGCTTGTGACACAGAGTTATCTGTGTTGATTGGTGCTGACTATTACTGGCACATAGTGTCAGGCCATGTGGAAAGAATAACAGATGCTCTTGTAGCTGTTGAAAGCATTTTCGGATGGTCAGTGCAGGGCCCAGTCAAAATGTCCAGTGTTGCTGATGCAGCATGTATGCATATTCAAGTCAATGAAGACACGCTGGTTTCAGATCACTTAAAAGCCTTCTGGGAAATTGAGTCTCTTGGTATAACCATGAAGCAGACAGACAGCGCTGAGGAAGAGGAAGCTCTTCACAAATTTGAAAAGACAACTCAGTACAAAAATGGCCGATATGAAGTTGAGTTGCCATGGCGACCTGACAAACCAGAACTCCCTGATAACTACAGGATTGCTAAGAAGAGATTTGAGGGCCTGAAAAAAAGGTTGCAGTCAGATGTAGTTTTGTATCACAGATATAATGAAGTTGTGTGTGATTACCTTGAGCAGGGCATTGTCGAAGAAGTTGCGGAGGATCAGTCATCTCAGCCCACTGCAAAATATTACATGCCTCATCATGCTGTTCTGCGTGAAGACAAGGTAACAACAAAGCTCAGAGTGGTGTTTGATGCATCATAACATGAAACTGATTCTCCATCACTAAATGACTGTTTGCTAACTGGTCCTAATCTGAACCCAGATCTTCTCAGCATATTAATCAAATTCAGACTGAATGCAATCGCATTTACAGCAGACATCAAGAAGGCTTTCTTGCAGATTTCTCTTGCTGAGAAGGACAGGGATGCAGTACGATTTCTCTGGCTTGCTGTGCCACCACACGAGGATAAAGGCGAGAAGCTGCGTGTGCTACGGATGACGAGAGTGGTGTTTGGAGTGTCCCCCAGCCCATTTCTCCTTGCAGCTACCGTGAGAAAGCATCTGAAGAAATATGAAGAGCAGAATCCTGAGGTAGTAAACATAATAAAAGAATCACTATATGTTGATGATTTCATCTCAAGTGCAAGTGATGTTGAAAAGGCCTTCTCCATAACAACTACTGCAAAACAGATTATGTCAACTGCTGGCATGGACCTGTGCAAATGGACAACCAACTGTCATGTGTTAAAGGAAAAATGGAAAACAGTGAGAAATGACATTGTTCCAGATAAAGAAATGCCAGGATCTGTATTGAAGGTATTAGGCCTGGTTTGGAGAACTGAGACAGATGACTTTGTCTTTGATTTGACTGCATTACTAGATGCTGTAGCAAAGGGAGAGAACACAAAAAGAGCCATTCTGAAACTCTCTGCTCGCATATTCGACCCAATAGGATTCCTCACTCCCTTCACTGTGCGAGTAAAATGCCTATTTCAAGAGATGTGGACGCGTGGTCTCGGCTGGGATGAGGAGCTGCCTGCAGACATTGAAAAGGAATGGAGAAAATGGTGCTCAGAGCTAGCACAGATCCACCACATAGTCATCCCGCGCTGGTATGGAATAACATCCGAGCACAGACATGATGCACAGCAACTTCACGTGTTCTGTGATGCAAGTGAAAGAGCCTATAGTGCTGCTGCCTACCTGTTACTAGAGCTGAATGATGGAACAAAGACTACTTGCCTTGTCGCTTCCAAGTCCAGGGTAGCGCCTTTGAAGAAAATGTCACTGCCACGTCTTGAGCTTATGGGTGCGGTGATTGGTGCAAGACTAGGAAACAGCTTGTTAAAACCGATGAATATGGATCCCCAATCACTTCACATGTAGACTGATTCTATGATCGTACTACAGTGGATTCAAAGTCCAGCTCACAAGTGGAAACAGTTTGTGTCAAACAGAGTGGCTGAAATACAGTCTATAACTAACCCTGCAATGTGGTCACACTGTAGGAGCAAAGACAATCCCGCAGACTTTCCCACTAGAGGTCAGACTGTGACTAATCTAAAGGAAAATGAACTTTGGTGGAAGGGACCTCAGTTTCTGACAGCACAGGGTTCAGTGGAAATGAGTGATGAAAATCAAGATGAAGAGGTGAGTGATGAATTAGAAGTTCAGCAGATCACTGTGCAACTTAACAGTTGCGAGGACAACAGTGGAATGGAACCTTTGTTAAATTTAGCAAAGTACAGTAAACTGAACAGAGTATTGCGAATAACTGCTTGGATCAAGAGGTTCATGCACAACAGTAAATCAAGCTCTAAAAGACGCGGTGAGTTAACTGCAGATGAAATGTTTGAGGCTGAAAAGTACTGGATTAAAGTGACACAAGACAGCAACTTCAGGCATGAGATTACTTTGCTAAAAGCTCACAAAGGCCTAAATGCGGACTCAAAAATAAGAGAACTGAAACCTTTCCTGGATGACGATGAATTAATCTGTGTTGGAGGCAGACTGCAACAATCAGAATTCAGTTACAGGGAAAAGCACCCATGGATTCTACCTAAAAGGGCCAGGTACTGTGAGCTGCTAGTGCAGCACAACCATGAATTAACTATGCATTCAGGTTTAAGAGACACTCTAGTACAAATTAGGAGTAAATACTGGATTTTACAAGGCCGACAACTTGTGAAAACTATTCTGTCAAAATGTGCTGTGTGCAAAAGATTTAAAGCAAAGCCCTCACAACAGGACACTGCCCCCTTGCCCCGAGATAGGATAGTAGAGACCCCTCCATTTGAAGTGACTGGCATTGATTTTGCAGGTCCTCTGTATGTAAAAAATGATCGTGTGTTATGCAAGGCCTACATTGCATTGTTCACATGTGCCGTCACCAGAGCAGTGCACTTGGAGCTGGTTTCAAGCCAATCAACAGAAAGCTTCCTGCTAGCACTTAAGCGATTTGTATCTAGAAGAGGACTGTGCAAGATAATTTATTCAGACAATGCCAAAACATTCAAAAGAGCCAATCAAGATCTTAGTGAGCTGTGGCAAACAATTAAAGATCCTCAAGTTCTAGAATATTTCTCAGGGAAGGGCATCATCTGGCGTTTCATCGTAGAGCGAGCAGCCTGGTGGGGCGGCTTTTGGGAGAGGTTAGTACGATCTGTGAAGACGTGTCTGAGAAAGGTGCTTGGGAGAGCATCACTAACTTTCGAAGAGATGTGTACACTACTTACAGAAGTAGAAGCTGTACTTAACTCCAGACCACTTACCTTTGTCAATAATGAACTTGATGAGCCACAGCCACTTACACCTGCACACTTTCTAGTTGGCGAGCGACTAACTTCACTGCCACCAAAACCATTTCCTGCGGACTATGATCACCCCACTGTGAACAAAGAGGATATGACACGGAGATGGAGATACAGGAATCGACTCATAACCGTCCTGTGGAACCGCTGGAGAAAGGACTATCTGTTAGACCTAAAATCTGCACATTCGTGCCGCATACAGAAACCTACTGAGCTGAAAATTGGGGACATTGTTCTCATTGGAGAAGCTAACATGCCAAGACAATCTTGGAAGTTAGGAAAAATTGAACTTTTGTTTCCAGGGCGAGATGGTAAAGTTCGAGCATGTGCTGTTCGCACATCTGCAGGGACTGTTTTGAGAAGACCAATTCAATTGCTATATGCATTAGAGATTGAGTAGATGAACAGTTGTTCATGGGGGGGAGGATGTTATGACTTAAATTGATATATATGCAAGAGTGATTAATTAATGCTCCATTTATCGTTTAATTGTCATAAAGTGactttatttacctttttatttatatatgctgtTTTGCTTTAAGAACAGTTTTCCTATGATGCTTAGCGCTACTGAAAGCGCGCCTGTAACCATTGGCAACTGACtcagtgtgagagagagtgtgtgttcgGAGTTTCGCTCCTGCTTCAGTATACAAAAACTTCAGTAAACAGTTCATTTTCGTTCTAAACAAAGTTTTCCAGTCGTCATTATTGCTGCTAGATGAAAAGACAGAacaacaagcaacacacacacacacacacacatatatatatatatatccatgggccactgtaaagtaatatggttctgtcataacgttttgaatgaaaatctgcatttggataagacacctttagtatagttttgattttaaggcataataaagatcaaatgcaagtacgagtggatttacattgaaaatttcaaacgcatcaagaaaaccatgtgctaaggaaatttcaaaccatttggaacgcacagagacgagcttttgtgcaaaaatgaacttaaaggtgcctttaaaaaagtgtcaaagtacttttgaaaacaaaaaagcaaacccccaataggtggcagcaagaggccgctttatttgagtaaagcattgaacgattcattcagccaaagaagccaataggatgaacggacagttgaatcaatccctgaatcatcgactcacccgagtcttcttggcgaaggcctgaatcgttcgtgcagggaaacgtcgctgtgtattattcagagatggccaactgttctgctgtttattttattatacttatcgcaatgattttactactactatcaataaaattaatatgaataatgataatattgccggaagttgtacagcgcatgcgtcacgtgttcatcatcagcatccatgacaaccgtcctgtgggtgttgtttgaatctcgctgtgtcgattggcatctgatctctgcgtcctccgtgacaatttttccagattatcgatattattgatcgttggatacgtcgattgatcgcccgCTGTTCCcgtcactcaggtttgaccctttttattacgctgtgctttgtgtttgtgttcagtatgtcttgtgttcactacaggttccagagtcgactcacctacgactcgctccagtttgaaggcctcaacatcagcgcgggggagctgaagcggcagatcatgaggagcaagaggctgaagttctgccagctgaagatcagcaacgcccagactgatgaaggtgagttgaggaaaagacacttcaactgttctacgctaacattagatgcgttacatcagacacttctggaagctgtaaggtggtgctgatgctgacatgtagggatgttttgactgttttaaaaggctaatggctctcaaagtataccgtgctccataattatgtgctgattctgattttattttgctgtcagaatacacagatgatgctctcatccctaaaaacacgtcggtcatcatcagacggatccctgcggcgggactgaagtcctcaaacagaagatttgttgggtaagtgctgtgaaatgagcacacgcgtcctctgttagatgttatatgaagactcctggtctgtccctggtgttttagtcacacaagctcctttgttttgcagacatcaagctggacgctggcgtgaaccttcacctagagctgatccttcactcctctcactggagcagttgttgaaggtattgaacaaatgaatagcacaatagcaaaacgcaatgtaaagcacacaatatacgcacacgcactcagcttcttagggagatttgagattgtttgaagggttgagggtgaaaaagattcaaatgtgcaaatgcctgtgaaacagactgagaatctggctgaggcaaaggcgtcagaggaggacaagctgaaagcggtgatgtaccagtccagcctgtgctactactccagcaggtgagcgttcagacactgacaggtttgctttgtgagagatgtctgagctgattctcatggttctgatgttcactagtgaggccatgaggctgcttgggatcccgggacaccacattaggcactgccccactaatgtggtaactgggttttccaagctcacggttgctgtgaacttgagctcttgtcctcatcagtcagattgtttgctcagagtttgactgtcactcctcaattcacagggcagccgctccgcgccgcacaagcgcatccggaagagcacagggattccccgcagcttcctgttggaggtggacgacccagagcgaaagggagtcat from Danio rerio strain Tuebingen ecotype United States chromosome 8, GRCz12tu, whole genome shotgun sequence includes:
- the LOC141375711 gene encoding E3 ubiquitin-protein ligase RBBP6-like isoform X2; amino-acid sequence: MSCVHYRFQSRLTYDSLQFEGLNISAGELKRQIMRSKRLKFCQLKISNAQTDEEYTDDALIPKNTSVIIRRIPAAGLKSSNRRFVGHQAGRWREPSPRADPSLLSLEQLLKTENLAEAKASEEDKLKAVMYQSSLCYYSSRAAAPRRTSASGRAQGFPAASCWRWTTQSERES
- the LOC141375711 gene encoding E3 ubiquitin-protein ligase RBBP6-like isoform X1 produces the protein MSCVHYRFQSRLTYDSLQFEGLNISAGELKRQIMRSKRLKFCQLKISNAQTDEEYTDDALIPKNTSVIIRRIPAAGLKSSNRRFVGHQAGRWREPSPRADPSLLSLEQLLKTENLAEAKASEEDKLKAVMYQSSLCYYSSSEAMRLLGIPGHHIRHCPTNVGSRSAPHKRIRKSTGIPRSFLLEVDDPERKGVMIDGSGRYVIPIIDAEAYAAEKRKRPSFSCQTEPLPSSSSAGAASSVRDAGGKRSRSPSSPETRGDQKRPRR